In one window of Rathayibacter caricis DSM 15933 DNA:
- a CDS encoding c-type cytochrome — translation MASPKTKSRAKKGRRHPLATLALIAIGLGLTGGTYAAVGVATSASAETSANSQQTIDEGSKLFAANCATCHGLDAAGTDNAPSLIGVGAASVDFQVGTGRMPMQMHGPQALEKPVQFTDEQVAELAAYVASLAPGPAIPTGEVLDGGGDTASGAELFRINCAMCHNVAGAGGALTEGKFAPPLGGVTEAHIYEAMVTGPQNMPVFNDLNISPEDKRDIISYLKYIEANPSPGGFALGSLGPVAEGLFLWIFGLGAIVALTVWITARSN, via the coding sequence ATGGCCTCCCCGAAGACGAAGAGCCGCGCCAAGAAGGGTCGCCGACACCCCCTGGCCACGCTGGCCCTGATCGCCATCGGCCTCGGTCTCACCGGCGGCACCTACGCGGCCGTCGGCGTCGCCACCTCGGCCTCCGCCGAGACGTCCGCCAACAGCCAGCAGACGATCGACGAGGGCTCGAAGCTCTTCGCCGCGAACTGCGCGACCTGCCACGGCCTCGACGCCGCGGGCACCGACAACGCGCCGTCGCTGATCGGCGTCGGCGCCGCCTCGGTCGACTTCCAGGTCGGCACGGGCCGCATGCCGATGCAGATGCACGGCCCGCAGGCGCTCGAGAAGCCGGTGCAGTTCACCGACGAGCAGGTCGCCGAACTGGCCGCCTACGTCGCCTCCCTCGCGCCCGGCCCCGCCATCCCGACCGGAGAGGTCCTCGACGGCGGCGGCGACACCGCCAGCGGTGCCGAGCTCTTCCGCATCAACTGCGCGATGTGCCACAACGTCGCCGGAGCCGGCGGCGCGCTGACCGAGGGCAAGTTCGCTCCCCCGCTGGGCGGCGTGACCGAGGCGCACATCTACGAGGCGATGGTCACCGGCCCGCAGAACATGCCGGTCTTCAACGACCTGAACATCTCGCCCGAGGACAAGCGGGACATCATCTCGTACCTCAAGTACATCGAGGCCAACCCGTCCCCGGGCGGATTCGCGCTCGGCTCCCTCGGGCCGGTCGCGGAGGGCCTCTTCCTCTGGATCTTCGGCCTCGGCGCCATCGTCGCGCTCACGGTGTGGATCACCGCCCGATCGAACTAG
- a CDS encoding cytochrome c oxidase subunit 3, with translation MVCVTSSTLTPTATAPVVNRPNPVAVGTIVWLGSEVMFFAGLFAIYFTLRSTSPELWEAETSILNVPFASVNTVILVASSFTCQFGVFAAERLQARSTGLSPFKWGMVEWFFLTYALGAIFVCGQVFEYATLVSEGVSLSSNAYGSAFYITTGFHALHVTGGLIAFLLVIGRAFAVKNFGHKEATSAIVVSYYWHFVDVVWVGLFVVIYFLK, from the coding sequence ATGGTCTGTGTGACGAGCAGCACTCTTACCCCCACGGCCACCGCGCCCGTAGTGAACCGACCCAACCCGGTCGCGGTCGGAACGATCGTCTGGCTGGGCAGCGAGGTCATGTTCTTCGCGGGCCTGTTCGCGATCTACTTCACCCTCCGCAGCACCTCCCCGGAGCTGTGGGAGGCCGAGACGAGCATCCTCAACGTGCCGTTCGCGAGCGTCAACACGGTGATCCTCGTCGCCTCGTCGTTCACGTGCCAGTTCGGCGTGTTCGCGGCCGAGCGGCTCCAGGCGCGCTCCACCGGGCTCAGCCCGTTCAAGTGGGGCATGGTCGAGTGGTTCTTCCTCACCTACGCGCTCGGCGCGATCTTCGTCTGCGGCCAGGTCTTCGAGTACGCGACCCTCGTCTCCGAGGGTGTGAGCCTGTCGAGCAACGCCTACGGCTCCGCGTTCTACATCACGACCGGCTTCCACGCCCTGCACGTCACCGGCGGGCTCATCGCCTTCCTCCTCGTCATCGGCCGCGCGTTCGCGGTCAAGAACTTCGGTCACAAGGAGGCGACGAGCGCCATCGTCGTCTCGTACTACTGGCACTTCGTCGACGTCGTCTGGGTCGGCCTCTTCGTGGTCATCTACTTCCTCAAGTGA
- the dhaK gene encoding dihydroxyacetone kinase subunit DhaK, which produces MKKLINDPKNVVAESVAGFGLAHADLVRVQADPLFVVRVGAPRAGKVGIVSGGGSGHEPLHAGFVGHGMLDAAVPGAVFTSPTPDPIVAATQAVDGGAGVLHLVKNYTGDVLNFETAADLAAAEGVEVRSVVIDDDVAVKDSLYTAGRRGVAGTVLVEKIAGAAAERGDSLDEVAAIAEAVNANVRSMGVALSPCIVPHAGEPSFELGEDEIEIGIGIHGEPGREKIALEPADRIVDRILGPILEDLPFSSGDSVLLFVNGMGGTPQIELYIAYRRAAEVLAEKGIEVTRSLVGNYVTSLEMQGFSLSVLKLDAAMTELWDAPVETAALRWGR; this is translated from the coding sequence ATGAAGAAGCTCATCAACGACCCCAAGAACGTCGTCGCCGAGTCCGTGGCCGGTTTCGGCCTCGCCCACGCCGATCTCGTCCGGGTCCAGGCGGACCCGCTGTTCGTCGTGCGCGTCGGTGCGCCGCGAGCGGGGAAGGTCGGCATCGTCAGCGGCGGGGGCAGCGGCCACGAGCCGCTGCACGCCGGATTCGTCGGGCACGGGATGCTCGACGCCGCGGTGCCCGGCGCCGTCTTCACCTCGCCCACTCCCGATCCGATCGTCGCGGCGACGCAGGCGGTCGACGGCGGTGCGGGCGTGCTGCACCTCGTGAAGAACTACACCGGCGACGTGCTGAACTTCGAGACCGCCGCCGATCTCGCGGCGGCGGAGGGCGTCGAGGTCCGCTCGGTCGTCATCGACGACGACGTGGCGGTCAAGGACTCGCTCTACACGGCCGGGCGCCGCGGGGTGGCGGGCACCGTCCTCGTCGAGAAGATCGCGGGCGCGGCAGCCGAGCGCGGCGACTCCCTCGACGAGGTCGCGGCGATCGCCGAGGCCGTGAACGCGAACGTGCGGTCGATGGGCGTCGCGCTCTCGCCGTGCATCGTGCCGCATGCGGGAGAGCCGAGCTTCGAGCTCGGCGAGGACGAGATCGAGATCGGGATCGGCATCCACGGCGAGCCGGGCCGCGAGAAGATCGCGCTCGAGCCGGCGGACCGGATCGTGGACCGCATCCTCGGCCCGATCCTCGAGGACCTGCCCTTCTCCTCCGGCGACAGCGTGCTGCTGTTCGTGAACGGCATGGGCGGCACGCCGCAGATCGAGCTCTACATCGCGTACCGCCGTGCCGCGGAGGTGCTCGCGGAGAAGGGCATCGAGGTGACCCGCAGCCTCGTCGGCAACTACGTCACCTCGCTCGAGATGCAGGGGTTCTCGCTGAGCGTGCTGAAGCTGGATGCGGCGATGACCGAGCTCTGGGACGCTCCGGTCGAGACGGCGGCGCTGCGCTGGGGACGCTGA
- the trpD gene encoding anthranilate phosphoribosyltransferase codes for MSETLSWPRILSALLESSDLSVSEATWAMEQVMRGEATPAQLAGLLVALRAKGETVDEIVGFRDAILEHAVPLDVDPMALDIVGTGGDRFGTVNISSTASIIAAAAGTPVIKHGNRAASSSSGSSDVLGALGVDLSLSAERVAEAFRRTGIAFVFAAMFHPGFRHAGPVRAELGIPTVFNFLGPLCNPARPEASAVGVAHLDRVPLFVGVFQTRGATALVFRGDDGLDELTTTGHSHIWEVSRGLVVEHDLDPRDLGLRRASIDQLRGKDAAYNAQVVRSVLAGDGGPVRDIVLLNAAAGLIAFDLARDPSLIQTAILDRFRSAMERAADAVDSGAATAKLDAWVAETRRQD; via the coding sequence ATGTCGGAAACCCTGTCCTGGCCGCGGATTCTCAGCGCTCTCCTCGAATCCTCCGATCTCAGCGTCTCGGAGGCGACCTGGGCGATGGAGCAGGTGATGCGGGGCGAGGCCACTCCGGCGCAGCTGGCGGGGCTCCTGGTGGCGCTGAGGGCGAAGGGCGAGACGGTCGACGAGATCGTCGGCTTCCGCGACGCGATCCTCGAGCACGCGGTCCCGCTGGACGTGGATCCGATGGCGCTGGACATCGTCGGCACGGGCGGCGACCGCTTCGGCACCGTCAACATCTCCTCGACCGCGTCGATCATCGCGGCGGCCGCCGGCACTCCGGTGATCAAGCACGGGAACCGGGCGGCCTCGTCGTCCTCCGGCTCCTCCGACGTGCTCGGCGCCCTCGGCGTCGACCTGAGCCTGTCGGCCGAGCGCGTGGCCGAGGCGTTCCGGCGCACCGGCATCGCGTTCGTCTTCGCGGCGATGTTCCACCCCGGCTTCCGGCACGCGGGTCCGGTGCGGGCCGAGCTCGGGATCCCGACGGTCTTCAACTTCCTCGGGCCGCTGTGCAATCCGGCGCGCCCCGAGGCGTCGGCCGTGGGCGTTGCCCACCTCGACCGCGTGCCGCTGTTCGTCGGCGTGTTCCAGACCCGCGGGGCGACCGCGCTGGTGTTCCGCGGCGACGACGGGCTCGACGAGCTGACGACCACGGGGCACAGCCACATCTGGGAGGTGTCGCGCGGGCTCGTCGTCGAGCACGACCTCGATCCCCGCGATCTGGGCCTGCGCCGCGCGAGCATCGACCAGCTCCGCGGGAAGGACGCCGCGTACAACGCCCAGGTGGTCCGGTCGGTGCTCGCGGGCGACGGCGGGCCCGTGCGCGACATCGTGCTGCTGAACGCGGCGGCCGGTCTCATCGCGTTCGATCTCGCGCGCGACCCGTCCCTCATCCAGACCGCGATCCTCGACCGCTTCCGGAGCGCCATGGAGCGGGCGGCCGACGCGGTCGACTCCGGTGCCGCCACGGCCAAGCTCGACGCCTGGGTCGCGGAGACGCGACGGCAGGACTGA